The Endozoicomonas montiporae CL-33 genome contains a region encoding:
- the purE gene encoding 5-(carboxyamino)imidazole ribonucleotide mutase, with the protein MTLVQIIMGSRSDWPTMQKAAELLDQLQVPYSAKVVSAHRTPDRLCRFAKQAADEGCKVIIAGAGGAAHLPGMVAAMTHLPVVAVPVQSKALNGLDSLLSIVQMPKGVAVATQAIGEAGAANAGLMAAQILATSDDALAERLIEWRRQQTEQVPEDVE; encoded by the coding sequence ATGACGCTTGTACAAATCATTATGGGCTCCCGCTCGGACTGGCCGACGATGCAAAAGGCCGCTGAACTGTTAGACCAGCTTCAGGTTCCCTACTCCGCCAAAGTGGTATCAGCGCACCGGACGCCTGATAGACTATGCCGCTTTGCCAAACAGGCTGCGGATGAAGGCTGCAAGGTGATTATTGCCGGAGCCGGAGGCGCGGCACATTTGCCCGGTATGGTGGCTGCCATGACGCATTTACCCGTGGTGGCCGTACCGGTGCAGAGTAAGGCTCTGAATGGTCTGGACAGCCTGCTGTCGATCGTACAAATGCCCAAGGGGGTTGCTGTTGCCACTCAGGCGATCGGTGAAGCCGGTGCGGCCAACGCCGGTCTGATGGCAGCGCAGATTCTTGCAACTTCTGATGACGCTCTGGCAGAGCGACTGATTGAGTGGCGACGCCAGCAGACCGAGCAGGTGCCGGAGGACGTAGAGTAA